TGCTGGCGTTCGTGCTCGCGGCGCTCCCGCTCGCCGCACCCTCGCGCGCACACGCCGACGAGCCCGCTCGACGCGCGCAGCCCTCCGAGGAGGCCGAGGCGCGCGAGGCCATGCAGCGAGGAATCCTTCTCTTCGGCAAGGGAGACGCCGAGGGTGCGCTCCGCGAGTACGAGCGGGCGATGCGGCTCGTGCCGGCAGCCAACCTCCCCTACCGGTACGCGGCCGAGGCCAAGCTCTCGCTCGGGCGCGTGAGAGAGGCCATCGCCGACCTCAAAACGTACCTCGAGAAGAACCCGCAGGTGTCCGACGCGGCCGCGGTGTCGGCGCGCATCGCCGAGCTCGAGGCGCGTGCGTCTCGAGGGGACCTCGCGATCTCCGCCACCGTCGAAGGAGCAACGGCCGCCGTCGATCACGAGCCGAAGGTCCGTCTTCCACACACGATGGCGCTCACGGCCGGGGACCACGTGGTCGTCGTCGAGAAGACCGGGTACGTCACGGTGGAGCAGAAGGTGCGCGTCACGGCGGGCACCCGCGACACGCTGGTGGTGTCGCTCGTCCCCGTGGCCGAGCGCCCCG
The DNA window shown above is from Myxococcales bacterium and carries:
- a CDS encoding PEGA domain-containing protein — protein: MKPIARLVSPCVLAFVLAALPLAAPSRAHADEPARRAQPSEEAEAREAMQRGILLFGKGDAEGALREYERAMRLVPAANLPYRYAAEAKLSLGRVREAIADLKTYLEKNPQVSDAAAVSARIAELEARASRGDLAISATVEGATAAVDHEPKVRLPHTMALTAGDHVVVVEKTGYVTVEQKVRVTAGTRDTLVVSLVPVAERPAPSPEAPVRTAWPVVGITALAVGGATLLAGGLVDVTALGAKRDELTRAADAGDPRLVEIQDEARSLRTGVQITYAVGLVTVAAGAAIWLFAPRTRTRAEALARPFTVVF